From the Rhodoferax sp. WC2427 genome, one window contains:
- a CDS encoding XrtA system polysaccharide deacetylase, whose protein sequence is MNHNSVITNAFTIDVEDYFQVSAFSPYIKKDDWNVHECRIERNIGKILELLDNSGTKATFFTLGWIAERYPQIVNKIVQEGHELASHGYQHDRASDLSEKDFLSDIKSSKKLLEDISGVEVKGYRAPSFSISYSNLWAFDCLLSAGYKYSSSIYPIKHDHYGMPDAPRFSYPVREGLIEIPITTVRLFGKNFPSSGGGYFRLLPYSISKLMIGRVLATDKQSAMFYFHPWEIDIEQPRIPGVNIKTKFRHYVNIKGMEGKIKKLLLDFNWDRVDRVFSI, encoded by the coding sequence ATGAATCATAATAGTGTCATCACGAACGCATTTACTATTGATGTAGAAGATTATTTTCAGGTCTCTGCATTTTCTCCCTACATAAAAAAAGATGACTGGAATGTGCATGAGTGTCGCATTGAAAGAAATATCGGTAAAATTTTAGAATTATTAGATAATAGTGGCACTAAAGCCACTTTTTTTACATTGGGATGGATCGCGGAGCGATACCCACAGATAGTAAATAAAATTGTGCAGGAGGGACATGAGCTGGCAAGTCATGGCTACCAGCATGACCGTGCTTCTGATTTGTCTGAGAAGGATTTTTTATCTGATATTAAATCTTCTAAAAAACTACTAGAAGATATATCTGGCGTTGAAGTTAAAGGTTACAGGGCGCCGAGCTTCTCTATTAGTTACAGTAATTTATGGGCTTTTGATTGTTTGCTTTCTGCAGGGTACAAATACAGCTCGAGTATTTATCCAATCAAGCATGATCATTATGGGATGCCTGATGCACCGAGATTTTCTTATCCCGTTAGAGAAGGATTGATAGAGATACCGATCACTACTGTTCGACTCTTTGGCAAAAACTTTCCGTCTAGTGGTGGTGGTTATTTTAGATTGCTACCCTACTCTATATCGAAATTGATGATAGGTCGAGTTTTAGCTACCGATAAGCAGTCTGCCATGTTTTATTTTCATCCTTGGGAAATAGATATTGAACAACCAAGAATCCCGGGTGTAAATATAAAAACGAAATTTAGACACTATGTGAATATTAAAGGAATGGAAGGAAAAATAAAAAAATTGCTATTGGATTTTAATTGGGATAGAGTTGATAGAGTTTTTTCGATATAG